A stretch of DNA from Granulicella pectinivorans:
TGAATGAGCATGAGTCCATCGGCCAGGTCGTCTCCGAGATGCCCTGGAACCTCATCGCCGAGTGCATCGTCGTCGACAACGGCTCCACCGACGCCACCGCTGCAATCGCCGCTGCCGCCGGTGCCCGCGTCATCCAATCCCAACGTGGCTACGGTGCCGCCTGCCTCGCCGGCTCACTCGCCGCCCTCCCCACCTCAGACATCCTCGTCTACATGGACGGAGACGGCTCCGACGTCATCGCCGGTCTCCCCGCGCTCATCGGTCCCATCGAGCGTAACGAAGCTGACTTCGTCCTCGGCTCCCGCCTCCTGGGCACGCGCGAAGAAGGCTCCATGCTCGGCTCGCAGGTCTTCGCCGGCCATCTCGTAGGCACCCTCGTCAAACTCACCTCGGGCTTCCGCTACACCGACATGGGCCCCTTCCGAGCCATCCGCCGCTCGTCCTTCGACCAGCTCGGCATGAGCGAACTCACCTACGGCTGGAACCTCGAGATGCAGATCCGCGCCGTCCAGAAGAAGCTCCGCATCCGCGAAATCCCCGTCGACTACCGCAAGCGCATCGGCGGCATCAGCAAGGTCTCCGGAGACCTCCGGGCCTCCGCCAAAGCCGCCGTCCGCATCATGGAAGTCCTCTTCCGCGTC
This window harbors:
- a CDS encoding glycosyltransferase family 2 protein, with protein sequence MSTSKISIVIPALNEHESIGQVVSEMPWNLIAECIVVDNGSTDATAAIAAAAGARVIQSQRGYGAACLAGSLAALPTSDILVYMDGDGSDVIAGLPALIGPIERNEADFVLGSRLLGTREEGSMLGSQVFAGHLVGTLVKLTSGFRYTDMGPFRAIRRSSFDQLGMSELTYGWNLEMQIRAVQKKLRIREIPVDYRKRIGGISKVSGDLRASAKAAVRIMEVLFRVTFNRKA